The genomic window TGCTGCTGCGGGCGATCGGCGTCCGGCCGCGCGACGCGGCGGAGATCTCCCGGACGCCCGAGCAGCTCCGCGACCTGGCCGAGGAGTCGCGGCGCCTCGGGCTCATCGACGAGGCGGACCTGCGGGTCCTGACGGCCGCGCTGGACGCGCCCCGCGCGTCGCTGACGGGCCTGGTGGTGCCGCTGGCCGACATCATCGCCGTCCACGAGAGCGCGTCGCCGCAGGACATCATCGACACGGCCGCGCGGACGGGCCGGACGCGGCTCATGGTGCGCGGCGCGGGCACGCCCCGGATGGTCCACGTCCGGGACGCCTACCTGGCGCGGGCGCGCGACCGCGACACCCCGGCGGGCGAGCTGGCGCACCCGGTCCCGATGCTGCCCGAGCGGACGCCGGTGGCCGCCGCCGTCGCGGACCTGCGGGCGGCGCACAGCAACCTCGGGCTGGTCGCGGACGCGGCGGGCCGCCCGGTGGGGCTGATCAGCCTGGACGACCTGCTGGCCACGCTGCTCGTCCACCGCCAGCCGTCAACATGAGTTGACACGGCGCGGCTCGTCAACCTAGATTGACGGCCATGAGCGATGGAGCGACGCTCGCCCGCGAGGCGAGCAGCGGGGACCCGGCGGTGGGGCTGCGCGCCGTCCGCGCCCTGCGGGAGCTGGCCGACCGGCTGGAATCCTTGCAGGTCGCGAACGCCCGCGACCACGGCTGGTCCTTCCAGGAGATCGCGGTCTTCCTCGGCGTGAGCCGGCAGGCCGTCCACAAGAAGCACGGCAGCAGCCGCCGCCCGTCCCGCAAGGAGGACTGAATGTTCGAGAAGTTCGCGCAGTCCGCCCGCGAGGCGGTCGTCCAGGCGCAGCAGGCGGCCCGCGCCGCGGGCGCGCGGCGGCTTGGCACCGAGCACCTGCTGCTCGCGCTCGCCGACGGCGACAGCGAGGCAGCCGAGGCGCTGCGCGCGGCGGGCGCCACCCCGATTCGCCTCCGCGACGCGATCCACCGCGGGAGCGACGTCCTGGACGCCGACGCCCTGCGCGCGATCGGCGTGGACCTGGCCGCCGTCCGCGACGCCGCCGAGGCCGCGTTCGGCCCCGGCGCCCTGGACGCCCCCACGTCCCGCCCCC from Actinomadura rubteroloni includes these protein-coding regions:
- a CDS encoding hemolysin family protein, which codes for MNLGIGAPVTLALLAGNGFFVAAEFALVAAKRPRLERDAAQGSRAAASAIAGIRELSLMLAGAQLGITMCSLGLGLVSEPVITDALLPLLHAVGLPRAAGHAVAFVLALALVTFLHMVVGEMAPKSWAIVRPERSAEILAPPFRAFTRVVRPVLTTLNAVTNLLLRAIGVRPRDAAEISRTPEQLRDLAEESRRLGLIDEADLRVLTAALDAPRASLTGLVVPLADIIAVHESASPQDIIDTAARTGRTRLMVRGAGTPRMVHVRDAYLARARDRDTPAGELAHPVPMLPERTPVAAAVADLRAAHSNLGLVADAAGRPVGLISLDDLLATLLVHRQPST
- a CDS encoding RNA polymerase subunit sigma-70, whose product is MSDGATLAREASSGDPAVGLRAVRALRELADRLESLQVANARDHGWSFQEIAVFLGVSRQAVHKKHGSSRRPSRKED
- a CDS encoding Clp protease N-terminal domain-containing protein, producing MFEKFAQSAREAVVQAQQAARAAGARRLGTEHLLLALADGDSEAAEALRAAGATPIRLRDAIHRGSDVLDADALRAIGVDLAAVRDAAEAAFGPGALDAPTSRPRRSGSKHLSLTHETKKSIENALRLCLRTGGRRIEAEHLLLGVLMDGRYASVLLLTDEGVDVPVLAADVTRRLESRAA